Proteins from one Drosophila gunungcola strain Sukarami chromosome 3R, Dgunungcola_SK_2, whole genome shotgun sequence genomic window:
- the LOC128261213 gene encoding LOW QUALITY PROTEIN: proton-coupled folate transporter (The sequence of the model RefSeq protein was modified relative to this genomic sequence to represent the inferred CDS: inserted 2 bases in 1 codon), protein MVVKTSMAQLKSLKCLFNMFYIEPVIFMLXFSHMLSGTVMRNQLIYQTCTVIFEYNETDCKLLDSKNTTAEIQAIETELQSYVANMFLTRTLFESIVPAICGLFIGSWSDHYGRKPLLIVSMVGFSASAMLSSAICWLSTYYMVNPWWYTLAALPHSLLGGLCVFSVAAFCFITDTTDMKTRPYRMIFMELILFVALTSGSLLSSFVYAATSAAIVQSFSCLIVILATLFVVSYLPESLGMCPDQDETTEKEKEIVVTISDQKVSDITTDYLEKRVDPPQYETIEKPPIEDKSKDMAGLFSIKHVKDMFGTCFKRREYNAHSIIWLVTLSGFVSIFVADGVMTVMYLYVRQQFHLTVREFTIFETVSQSVPMLGALLGILILRKLFGMSVVSLALLSLFSEIISNFAKGFAFLPWHLYLSVALGVFRSIQGPMCRTIVSNIVPSSDTGKLFAIGNIVQTFAPFVAAPLYTAIYKSSLASNPGGFNFLSAAFYLIAFILLGCVMRIKFKHRKFYAETLK, encoded by the exons GCACTGTAATGCGGAATCAGTTGATATATCAGACATGCACAGTAATCTTTGAATATAATGAAACCGACTGTAAGCTTTTGGACAGCAAAAACACAACCGCAGAAATACAG GCAATTGAGACTGAGCTGCAGTCATATGTTGCCAATATGTTCTTAACCCGTACGCTTTTTGAAAGTATTGTACCTGCCATCTGTGGTTTATTTATTGGCTCTTGGTCGGATCACTATGGACGCAAGCCTCTGCTGATTGTCTCTATGGTTG GCTTCTCTGCCTCTGCCATGCTTTCATCTGCCATTTGCTGGCTGTCCACTTACTATATGGTTAATCCCTGGTGGTACACCCTGGCAGCTCTGCCACATTCTCTGCTCGGTGGTTTATGTGTCTTCTCGGTGGCTGCCTTTTGCTTTATTACCGATACAACGGACATGAAGACAAGACCCTACAG AATGATTTTCATGGAGCTGATACTTTTTGTGGCCCTCACCAGTGGCTCATTGTTGTCCAGTTTTGTTTATGCAGCCACAAGTGCTGCCATTGTGCAGAGTTTTTCCTGCTTGATTGTCATTTTGGCCACACTTTTCGTTGTTTCCTATTTACCCGAAAGTTTGGGAATGTGTCCGGATCAGGACGAAACTactgaaaaagaaaaggaaattgTTGTTACAATTTCAGATCAGAAAGTGAGCGATATTACAACGGATTACCTTGAGAAGCGTGTTGATCCACCCCAATATGAGACTATAGAAAAACCTCCAATTGAGGACAAAAGCAAGGACATGGCCGGTTTGTTCAGTATTAAACACGTTAAAGACATGTTTGGAACCTGCTTTAAAAGGAGGGAATATAATGCTCACTCCATCATTTGGTTGGTCACTTTGTCTGGTTTTGTTTCGATTTTTGTTGCCG ATGGCGTCATGACTGTGATGTATTTATATGTACGCCAACAGTTTCATCTGACAGTGCGTGAGTTTACTATTTTTGAAACAGTCAGTCAGTCGGTACCCATGCTGGGAGCTCTTTTGGGAATACTTATTTTGAGAAAG CTTTTTGGAATGTCTGTGGTGTCATTGGCGTTGCTGTCGCTTTTTTCTGAGATCATCAGCAATTTTGCCAAAGGATTTGCCTTTTTACCTTGGCACTTGTATCTTTCTGTGGCATTGGGCGTTTTTCGCTCAATCCAGGGCCCCATGTGCCGCACAATTGTTTCGAATATAGTACCATCCTCCGATACGG GTAAGTTATTTGCAATTGGCAATATTGTTCAAACGTTCGCCCCTTTTG TCGCCGCTCCTCTTTATACTGCCATCTATAAGAGTTCCCTGGCCAGCAATCCTGGAGGATTTAATTTCCTTAGCGCCGCCTTCTACTTAATAGCGTTTATCCTTCTTGG CTGTGTGATGCGAATTAAATTCAAACACCGAAAGTTCTACGCCGAGACGCTCAAGTAG